In Lolium rigidum isolate FL_2022 chromosome 7, APGP_CSIRO_Lrig_0.1, whole genome shotgun sequence, the DNA window AGCCTGGTCTTTAAACGGGATATATTGAGCAGCATGGCAAACTAGTATATCCATAACATGTCTCCTTTTAACTCTACCAACAGAATACAAATGTGCTCCAGTTGTGACCAACTTATTAGAGTAAATAAAAATAGTTCAGGTTTTAGAGTTTGGGACTTTGGATTTAGATGGAGACATGAACCTTACAGACATGACCACAGTAAGTGCCTACATTATTATTATCAGAGGAAAAATAGTATGAAAGGATACCTGCAACCAGAAGAAAAACCCCCGCATCAGAGCTAAACCATTGGAATAGTTAGTGTTTATAACTTGTTCAACAAGATCTGAGGATAAATAAACAAATGTGTTAGTAGTACAAAGACAACAACTCAGAACCCGTTGAAGGAAACTGCATTCCTTATCGAACAATACAAAGTGATTTACGATAATTAACCTAAGCGATCAATATTTCAGAGTACTCGAAGGAAAAATATAAAATATGTTTTGCTACTGGTTTATACTACTTCCGTCCAAAAATAAGTGCCTCACTTTTGTCTAGATAGATGCATTTATAGATACATccctatctagaaaaagttgacacTTATTTTTGGATGGAGGGACTACTACAAAATACAAAGGGTCGCTTAAAGCATCTGCAGTGCATGTTTTTTTTGCTGCCTCTAAGCGCTCTCTCCCCTCCTAGAGGCAGCCTCTACACTGCAGCCTGCTGCCTCCAGTGTAAAAACGACACGTTATTATCGCCTCTAGCCTCAGAGGCTGACTGTTCCGAGTAAACAACTCACAAATACTGGATTGGGGGGTTCACACGAGCAGAGAGAAACCAGTTGAGGAGATCAAGGAGTTGAGGCATCGGACTAATTTATGATTCGTGAGGTATACCTAGAGGCAATAGGAACGTCTATACATTGCACAATTTTGCACTAAATTTGGAGACTGGACGTGGAGCCCATCATAGATGGCAGCTCAGGCTCTACACAATGGTTGCCCTTAGTGACTTGTCAGAGGAAATGAGAGCTTCTCaggcaaaataaaattattattgTGTACTAGCAGAATCTAGAGTAACTGAGTACGGCACATCAACAGTATTAAAATCAAGATTTTTTTTGGTTCAAATGATTGATTGCTAGCTGAGCTGCCCATCAGAATATAGAGTACTGCACAACATACTAACACATACATTAACAATGATGTATAGCATATACTGCACTGAATTCAACATTCCAGGATAACGCATTCTACAATGACTGTTGAAACAGCACAACAGAATGTCATTAATCTCAAGACCGAACTGTTCATGAAGTGCAAAACGTACAGATCACAGAATTTACTTGCCCATTACGATAACAATAAGAAACAAATTTCTGAATGGGAAGAGTGCAAAAAGCAGTGCAAAACAGATGAGACAAATAACATGATACTTGTCAGATAAAGCGTATACATGATATAGGAACATACCTGGGTAATGGTCAAAGTATGACTTGCCCCTGTCGTCAGTAGGGTAGAATTTTTCATCATTGCGAACCTGTCGCAACTTGACTAAAGGAGTACGGATAGAAGCCATATCAAACAGGTGAAGGTACTCTTTCCGGCTAAATGGCTTCTGAAGAGCATCCATCAATCTTCGCTTGAAGTATGAATCTGGCCTCAGGTTGATATGTGGAGGCCATATAACACCTTGTGATCTATGCGACTACAAATTCGTAGGAAGCAAGAAGAGAAGTAAATCACACATAGTAGTTGCCTtacagaaagaaaaaaaaagacagcCCTAGTACATGAAGTGGTGTACACCTTCAGAACTTTGGTTAAATCTTTATAATCTTATACTGAAGGTCGTAGATAGTGGTTAATATCAATTGGCAAGATCTAAATTACACGATATAGACTAGCTTATAATTGGTCATAGTCCTAGCTAGTTGCATAAGTAGACAGAGTTAATGGCTACtgcattattattttatttttttgcccaTATTAAGTGATTGATAATGAAGAATCAACAAAAAGGGTAAAGCGCGCACGGGGGGGCAATGTTTGATCACAAATGCTCGATCAGGATGGCGTGATGTCTAAAGACATGAATGTGTCCACTTCTTTGGATATAAAGGTTGACTCATTTCTTCAGAATAACCTTGATTATATATTTTCCAAACATACCATGAGAGCCCAATTGTCAATTGTATGTGAATTTCTGAAACGATGGGAAGAAAGGCACATGCTACAGAACAAAGTAGCCTCACTAGCGTAATTGCAAATGTTAACATACAATGGACCTAGTATTGGCACTGATCATTTGGTTACAAGCTATGAGTCCTAGAACAGGCGCAAGCATAATCCAGATGCAATTCTTTACATGCCGATCAGCTCTGTCAGCCAACAGTATGAAAATGTAACAGTAAAGCAGGCGTCAGAGAGCAAAGATATTCTCACCGAAGCAGCTCGAGGCTCAGCATCGTGGTGTCCTGCAGCTCGCTGACCCTCCACCCTTTGCCCAGGCGCTGGATCCGCACGCCAATCGCACACGTTCCGCTCCGGAACAATCACCACCGGCTCGTCTGAATCTATCCCCTTCCCCTGTTCCCTAGAGGAATCAACGGCCGCCTCTTTCTCCGATTGCTCCTCGATCCCGCTGCTGCCTCCAGATTGCGCCGCGTCAGGGTCCGGCTCGTAGTCCACGACGACGCCGCCGATCTCGAGCCTCAGGCGGTTGTTCACCACGCGCGTGTGCTGCAGGAAAACGCGGTAATCCTCGTCGATGTCGACGAGGGAATCGAGCCACGAGGGGGGCGCGTCGACCGACGAGTCCCTCTGTTCTGTCCGGCGGTTGGTGCTCCCGCGGCCCGGGGACGGGTCGGAGACGCATTCGCCGTCGGAGTTGGCGATGGGCGACTCGTACTTGATGACGGAGGCAGGGGAGGCGCCGCCGGGCGGGAGCTCGAGGATGTAGGAGTCGCCGTCGGGGCGAAGGTGGCGGAGGAAGTAGAGGTAGTCGGGGTCGAATTTATCGGCGGGGCAGTCGCCGGCGGCGAAAGGGGAGGGGAGGGATGGCATCGAAGCAGGCAGGGGTTTGGGGGTTTGGGCTCGAGACGACACGACAGTCGCCTGTCTTTGTCTGCTCATGGAATTATGTCGCGGATTCCTCGTCCTTAACGGAGCGATTACTGTAATTCGATATGGTTATGGATCCTTTTTGTTCAAATATTACTGTTCCAAATTTGTTTGCACGCGAAGTGCATGCAACTTAAACTGAATCAGATGTTCAAATATCACCAAATTTGTCGTATTATTTATTTTTCCAGATTTCGCTTTTTTGCAGCCCTTTTCTATTTTACCTTTTGGTTagttctttgttttgtttcttctatttttttgaaataaataggatatttacaattttattatgaacattttttattATTTGTATAAATATTTATAACATATATAGGAATCActgttataaaaaataaaaatatatttttggtAATATGGGAACATTTAGTTTAGACACGTCTGAACATTTAAATATTTTACAAGCACACATTTCGTTAGTACTAAATTGAtttgtaaaaaataaataaaattgtataCAACTGTTTGATGAGGAGTGGTGTCGTGGCTTGTACCTGacactccctttattttaaaataggtcttagatatattttgaaatgccaAAAAATTGGAAACAAAACATTTGtgtgtacatcttcatgtgctacacacccataaagttgtttcatgaaaaatcaacttgtcTTGTGGCTTATGTAAAAAAAggcaaaatttggtgctaaaaataatggttttgacaagataaattttcacttttttacatagatcacacaAAATATCAGTTTTCCATGAAATTTGGCGAACGCAATATATTGTGGACATgtgcatgtagaattttttgtcaaaaaaattcgACACTTTCAAATATGT includes these proteins:
- the LOC124679123 gene encoding uncharacterized protein LOC124679123 — protein: MPSLPSPFAAGDCPADKFDPDYLYFLRHLRPDGDSYILELPPGGASPASVIKYESPIANSDGECVSDPSPGRGSTNRRTEQRDSSVDAPPSWLDSLVDIDEDYRVFLQHTRVVNNRLRLEIGGVVVDYEPDPDAAQSGGSSGIEEQSEKEAAVDSSREQGKGIDSDEPVVIVPERNVCDWRADPAPGQRVEGQRAAGHHDAEPRAASSHRSQGVIWPPHINLRPDSYFKRRLMDALQKPFSRKEYLHLFDMASIRTPLVKLRQVRNDEKFYPTDDRGKSYFDHYPDLVEQVINTNYSNGLALMRGFFFWLQNSAHEDQFSPWVDDLKEVIPLMD